The Chlamydiales bacterium sequence GTTTAAATTGCTCAATCTTAGGGATCTTCTGGCAGCTTTTCAAGCTTTTTTGCTCGTTTATAGTTTTTGAATATGAACTTCGCAAAAATGATTGAAAACTTATCCAGAATCTCCTCTAATCTTGAACAATTTAAATTCAAAACTCAGGTTGTTATGAATAAATTTGTCAGAGTTGGCGTTGGTGCGCTCATTATTAAGGATGAAACCATTTTGATGGGATTTCGTTTAGGAAAACATGGAAAAGACTCTTGGAGCCTTCCAGGAGGACATTTAGAGTTTGGCGAAACCCCTGAAGAATGTGCTATAAGAGAAACTTTAGAAGAAACAGGTCTCTTCGTCTCTCAAGTCAAGCGTGGGCCTTGGATCAATGATTATTTTGCTGAAAGCCATTCTCATTATATCACTCTTTTAATGATTGCTCGATACGAGGGTGGAGAGCCAGAAGTTAAAGAAAAAGAAAAGTGTAAAATTTGGCAATGGTTTCCCTACGCCCAATTACCTACACCTCTTTTTCTTCCTATTCAAACATTTTTAAATTCTGGCTATAAATTTGATGATTTTTCTAAGTTATTTTAATTACTCATGTTATGCATGAGTTAATTAGTGAAAAAATTAGATTGCTCTGTTAGCATGCAGTGCTACAACAGTTTTAGGAGATATGATCATGAGTAGCCCAGCAAATAATGCAACCCAAATCCTAGCTGCAGCAAATGTTATTATGCGATTGTCTCAAGAAATTACTGGTCTATTAAAGCCTCTTTCTGAAGGTGAAAACTCAACTCAAGTAAATTCGGTATCTGCATTTGCTATCCAGATTATCTACAATGCATCTATCCGCCTAGATAATTTAGAATATTTACAAGAAGCTTCTAAACTACTTGAAAGCATTAAACAAAAAATTCTTTCAGATTCTGAACCTTCACCTTCTGCTAGTTTTGAAAAAGTTAATACATTGGCACAAACACTACAAACATTTAAATTAAATCAGATCGAGAACATCAAAGAAGCAGCCAAAAAAACCTTCTCTGAAGAGGAAATCATTCCCATATTTCTAGCCTCTAAAGAGGGACTTCTTAATTTAGACACAGTAATTCTCTCTTCAGGATCTTCGAAGAGCACTTCATCAAGTAGAATAGAACCTCCTTCATGAATTTTCCCTCTCTACAAGCCCCTTTAAGCCTAGAAATTCAAAAAGAATACTCTCGATTAACAAAACTCATATCTTCAATTCCTGCACCTTTGCGAATCTTAAAGAAAATAAAGGGAACTGGGGGAACAGTAAGTATAACGGACTTAATTGCCTATCAAATTGGATGGGGAAGCTTGGTGATTGGCTGGTATGATGCAGGAATAAGAGGTGAAACACCAAAAATGTCTGGAGAGGGCTTTACAAATTGGAACTATGTGGCCATTGCTCAGTATTTTTATCAAAAATACAACTTCAATAACGACAAAGACCTACAGACCAGGGCTTTCCTGCAAGTTTTCATGCGACTAATTACTATCGTCGAACAAGAATACCAAACCGGGAACCTAGACAAACTAGGGGTTTGGCCATGGTGTACACTACCATCGGGCAAGCAATGGCCACTTAGCAAATGGATCAAAGTCAATACCAGCTCCCCCTATAAAAGAGCTTTTACCCTAATTAACTCAGGTTACGCAAAAAACTATTTTTGATATATAGACATTACTATCTTCAGTAGCGTATTAATCTGTTTTTGTGCTACTTTTAAGTGGCATATGAACTATGAGGTCATGATGCTAAAGAAAACAATTCTAATAATTTATTTATTCTCTTTACTAAGCGTCTCTGCTGTTTATAGTAAAGTACTTGCAGTAAAAGACCTATGTTTGTTTGAAAAAGAAATCCAATCGCTAGACCACGATTCTCTTATTTTATTTGATATTGACTATACTATCCTAACTCCAGAAGATGCTGCCCTTAAGCCCTGCGGTAAAGGTTTAAGAAAAAAATTTCTACATAATTTAGATCCACAAAAAAGAGCACGACTTCAATCCATTCTTGGTATTGATGGAAAAGAAGAGCTAGTAGACCAAAAATCTCCTTTTCTTATTCAAAACATACAAGCAAGAGGTATTCCTGTTATTGCACTAACAGCCCTGGAAACAGGTACCTATGGAAAAATAATAAATATGGAAGATTGGAGACTCAATCGACTTAAACACTTTGGAATCGAT is a genomic window containing:
- a CDS encoding NUDIX domain-containing protein — protein: MNKFVRVGVGALIIKDETILMGFRLGKHGKDSWSLPGGHLEFGETPEECAIRETLEETGLFVSQVKRGPWINDYFAESHSHYITLLMIARYEGGEPEVKEKEKCKIWQWFPYAQLPTPLFLPIQTFLNSGYKFDDFSKLF
- a CDS encoding ClbS/DfsB family four-helix bundle protein, with the translated sequence MNFPSLQAPLSLEIQKEYSRLTKLISSIPAPLRILKKIKGTGGTVSITDLIAYQIGWGSLVIGWYDAGIRGETPKMSGEGFTNWNYVAIAQYFYQKYNFNNDKDLQTRAFLQVFMRLITIVEQEYQTGNLDKLGVWPWCTLPSGKQWPLSKWIKVNTSSPYKRAFTLINSGYAKNYF
- a CDS encoding DUF2608 domain-containing protein codes for the protein MMLKKTILIIYLFSLLSVSAVYSKVLAVKDLCLFEKEIQSLDHDSLILFDIDYTILTPEDAALKPCGKGLRKKFLHNLDPQKRARLQSILGIDGKEELVDQKSPFLIQNIQARGIPVIALTALETGTYGKIINMEDWRLNRLKHFGIDFTVSFQDFNPLYLTELSPYNDHYPLFKNGVLFTNLRPKGEVLTTFLRKIDWKPTKLLFIDDSLSQIQSVESAAEALGIEFIGFHYTATGNASCKLNQTLGEFQFQYLIENEKWLPDKEAIKIFKNTTPSRN